One stretch of Weissella koreensis KACC 15510 DNA includes these proteins:
- a CDS encoding ABC transporter ATP-binding protein yields MANLIFDSVKKVFGEGSSKYVALENINFKAESGQLILVVGPSGSGKTTFLTIAGGLQTPSEGEVTINGKQITSLSQKEQTKLRLEKIGFVLQSYNLVPFLTVEEQFKLADKVKENNLTDKEMQELLSDLGLLDLQKKYPNELSGGQKQRVAIARALYTNPDYILADEPTAALDTDRSLTVINLLKNLAHERNKIIIVVTHDLRLKDMADKVYQIIDGKMTQL; encoded by the coding sequence ATGGCTAATTTAATTTTTGATTCCGTAAAAAAGGTTTTTGGGGAAGGTAGCAGTAAGTATGTGGCCCTTGAAAATATCAATTTCAAAGCGGAAAGTGGTCAATTGATTTTGGTTGTTGGCCCATCTGGTTCCGGGAAAACAACTTTTTTGACGATTGCCGGAGGACTACAAACGCCTAGTGAGGGTGAAGTTACTATCAATGGGAAGCAGATTACAAGTTTGTCCCAAAAAGAGCAGACCAAGCTTCGTCTTGAAAAAATAGGCTTCGTCTTACAATCTTATAACCTAGTTCCCTTCCTAACTGTTGAAGAACAGTTTAAATTGGCGGATAAGGTCAAAGAAAATAATCTAACTGATAAGGAAATGCAGGAGTTACTTAGTGATCTAGGGCTATTAGATTTACAAAAGAAGTATCCTAATGAATTATCTGGTGGGCAAAAACAACGTGTGGCCATTGCTAGGGCCTTATACACTAATCCAGATTATATTTTGGCCGATGAACCGACTGCAGCTTTGGATACAGATCGATCGCTAACGGTGATCAATTTATTGAAAAATCTGGCTCATGAACGCAATAAAATTATTATTGTCGTAACCCATGATTTGAGATTGAAGGATATGGCTGATAAGGTTTATCAAATTATTGATGGAAAAATGACCCAATTATAA
- a CDS encoding flavodoxin: protein MNKSMIMYFSMSGTTRQAALELQKQTTGQLFEIKAKVPYPKSYEDYVEVGKEQLDHNIEPELKEALPNLDAYDLIYLGFPTWWQQPPMIIHTVLNDAKLSGKMIVPFTTSMSTDIEASTKVIRSLTEKSDMKIEDGFRYDPTIRQFTGRTNLSDLI from the coding sequence ATGAATAAAAGTATGATTATGTATTTTTCGATGAGTGGGACCACGCGTCAAGCAGCATTAGAGCTACAAAAACAAACTACCGGACAACTATTTGAAATTAAAGCAAAAGTTCCGTATCCAAAGTCTTATGAAGACTATGTAGAAGTTGGGAAAGAACAATTAGATCATAATATTGAACCAGAACTCAAAGAAGCGTTACCTAATTTAGATGCTTATGATTTGATCTATTTAGGCTTTCCAACGTGGTGGCAACAACCACCAATGATTATTCACACCGTATTAAACGATGCTAAGTTAAGTGGAAAAATGATTGTACCTTTTACAACAAGTATGAGTACAGACATTGAAGCATCTACCAAGGTGATTAGAAGTTTGACCGAAAAATCAGATATGAAAATTGAAGATGGATTTAGATATGATCCTACTATTCGTCAATTTACTGGACGGACTAATTTATCAGATTTAATTTAA
- a CDS encoding MFS transporter — MTKKANKFGVVLFIILFSYFLILMDNSIIFTSTVKIAQDLHMDQVTLSWISNAYTITFGSFLLLAGRLGDLIGRKMIFMIGLLIFGLSSMMIGLTDSALMMMIFRAIQGIGSAIIAPTSLALLMDYYEGQMRMRAISYYGATAGIGSSFGLLLGGWLTSAISWRAGFLINVPFAAFLLILTLFKIENTTTIKRQIDYVGAILSVLMAAIFVYGITSNNLMLIIISLIIAGGFVYYENKISYALIPMSLFNNRIRSGSYIVRFLFMMAMLTYWFILPQIMQNMYHFTPLQSGMGFLPLTIVNFLAALYLPRLTNKLGNKKVMLLGQSILLLGMVISLLIDPKAGYLLTMGLPMILIGLGQGWLLAPLTAAGVTDVSAEQAGAASGMTNVAHQLGGPVGLSIVVMFSSSITDMSQYYQVVMAFISVFSLIGLLIIILMNKNKK; from the coding sequence ATGACAAAAAAAGCAAATAAATTTGGGGTCGTTTTATTTATAATTTTATTCTCGTATTTTTTAATACTTATGGATAATTCGATTATATTTACCAGCACGGTTAAAATTGCTCAAGATTTACATATGGACCAAGTAACTTTATCTTGGATTTCAAATGCTTATACTATTACATTTGGTAGTTTCTTGCTATTAGCTGGTCGGTTGGGTGATTTGATTGGTCGGAAAATGATATTTATGATTGGCCTATTGATTTTTGGCCTATCAAGTATGATGATTGGATTGACTGATTCAGCATTAATGATGATGATCTTTCGGGCGATTCAGGGAATTGGTTCAGCAATTATTGCGCCAACGTCTTTAGCTTTATTGATGGATTACTATGAAGGTCAAATGCGGATGAGAGCTATTTCGTATTACGGAGCAACGGCAGGAATTGGATCGAGTTTTGGTTTGTTGTTAGGTGGATGGTTGACTAGTGCCATTTCTTGGCGAGCTGGATTCTTAATCAACGTACCTTTTGCCGCATTCTTGTTAATCTTAACGCTCTTTAAAATTGAAAATACTACCACAATTAAGCGCCAAATTGACTACGTGGGCGCTATCTTATCAGTTTTGATGGCAGCTATCTTTGTTTATGGAATTACTAGTAATAATTTAATGTTAATTATTATTTCCCTCATCATTGCCGGTGGCTTTGTATATTATGAAAACAAAATTTCTTATGCCTTAATTCCAATGAGCTTATTTAATAATCGAATTCGGTCTGGATCATATATCGTGAGGTTTTTGTTCATGATGGCAATGCTAACATACTGGTTTATTTTGCCACAAATTATGCAAAACATGTATCACTTTACACCGCTTCAATCGGGAATGGGCTTTTTGCCACTCACCATCGTTAACTTTTTGGCTGCCTTATATTTACCTAGATTAACGAATAAGCTTGGAAATAAAAAGGTAATGTTGTTAGGACAATCAATTTTATTGCTAGGTATGGTCATTTCATTGTTGATCGATCCTAAAGCTGGATATTTGCTTACAATGGGACTACCAATGATCTTGATTGGGTTAGGTCAAGGTTGGTTATTAGCTCCTTTGACTGCAGCTGGGGTTACTGATGTCAGCGCAGAACAAGCTGGGGCAGCTTCTGGGATGACCAATGTCGCCCATCAATTAGGTGGACCAGTTGGGTTATCAATTGTGGTGATGTTTAGCTCGAGCATTACCGATATGTCCCAATATTATCAAGTAGTGATGGCCTTCATTAGTGTATTTTCATTGATTGGCTTACTAATAATCATCTTAATGAATAAAAATAAGAAATAG
- a CDS encoding acyltransferase family protein, producing the protein MNKSRIKYLDIARGLAMMMVIAGHIIQPEILGNTLRYYLFAVHLPLFLIISGILFKEKNYKNLLTKNISKLILPYLIGVLLTILMFIIEYYQPWSSFLHYVVVKNLNSVSQTVLASILVNGGDYYAFLPQFGVKIGAIWYLVAYFEASFLFNAIIKFVRSRISQIIIIIALTGLGYGIGIYTALPFQILSALVMLPFLGAGYYTKKYWLDASQCNLKIDVGLSIIGVILWVLSAQKGILLLVSAEATQGPILGTVAGIMGSFALLIWIRKLENITWFKFFIPLSIQIGQVSLMMLVVHTLDLNVFPLSAWTMKVLHIFIHSEALVNYIAMFTAIIYAFIGAIILQFIFDKTEAYIKNNLKFI; encoded by the coding sequence ATGAATAAATCACGAATTAAATATTTAGATATAGCTAGAGGGTTAGCTATGATGATGGTAATCGCTGGACATATTATTCAACCAGAAATTTTAGGGAATACGCTGAGATATTACTTGTTTGCGGTACATTTGCCACTTTTTTTAATTATTTCTGGAATTTTATTTAAAGAAAAAAATTATAAAAATCTATTAACTAAGAATATTTCTAAGTTAATATTACCTTACCTGATAGGGGTCTTATTAACGATTTTAATGTTTATTATTGAATACTATCAACCGTGGTCATCCTTTTTGCATTATGTAGTAGTTAAAAATTTAAATTCTGTTTCACAGACGGTATTAGCGTCCATATTGGTTAACGGAGGAGATTATTACGCGTTTTTACCTCAATTTGGTGTGAAAATAGGAGCGATTTGGTATCTAGTTGCCTACTTTGAAGCAAGTTTCCTTTTTAATGCTATTATTAAATTTGTTAGAAGTAGGATAAGCCAAATAATTATTATCATTGCATTAACAGGATTGGGTTATGGAATTGGTATTTACACAGCACTTCCTTTTCAAATTTTATCGGCATTAGTTATGCTTCCGTTTTTAGGAGCTGGGTACTATACCAAGAAATATTGGTTAGATGCATCGCAGTGTAATTTAAAAATAGATGTGGGCTTAAGTATTATTGGAGTTATTCTATGGGTGTTATCAGCACAGAAAGGTATTTTGTTACTAGTATCAGCAGAAGCTACACAAGGACCTATTCTTGGGACAGTTGCAGGAATAATGGGTAGTTTTGCTTTATTAATTTGGATACGTAAGCTAGAAAATATTACATGGTTTAAATTTTTCATTCCGTTATCAATTCAAATTGGACAGGTTAGTTTAATGATGTTGGTTGTTCATACACTAGATTTAAATGTATTCCCATTAAGCGCTTGGACCATGAAAGTTTTACATATATTTATACATAGTGAAGCGTTAGTAAATTATATTGCGATGTTTACTGCAATAATATATGCATTTATTGGAGCCATAATTTTACAATTTATTTTTGATAAAACGGAAGCATATATTAAAAATAATTTAAAGTTCATCTAA
- the rplU gene encoding 50S ribosomal protein L21: protein MASYAIIEDGGKQYKVSAGDVIYVEKKDAAEGDKVIFDKVVYADGTVGAPYVDGASVSGTVAKHGKEKKVVTFKYKPKKHSHSKQGHRQPYTKVVIDTIA from the coding sequence ATGGCATCATATGCAATCATTGAGGATGGTGGAAAGCAATATAAGGTTTCTGCCGGTGACGTAATTTACGTCGAAAAGAAGGACGCTGCAGAAGGTGACAAAGTTATCTTTGACAAAGTTGTCTACGCAGATGGTACTGTAGGTGCACCTTACGTTGACGGTGCTTCAGTTTCTGGAACTGTTGCTAAGCATGGTAAGGAAAAGAAGGTTGTTACTTTTAAGTACAAGCCAAAGAAGCACTCACACAGTAAGCAAGGTCACCGCCAACCTTATACTAAGGTTGTCATTGACACTATTGCTTAA
- a CDS encoding FtsX-like permease family protein, with protein sequence MFLAIKEMLHEKLRYGLIVALIFLVSYLLIILSGLATGLADLNKAAVTEWQANSIVLNRDAEGRMPQSFISSKEVDTLSKSGAKISQYSTLVKSEAGLKENAQLIGVDSDSFIFKKLQATSGHKTSNQNEGLVSDQFKNDGFKVGDYIKVANSDVKIKITGFTPNATLSALPVVYTSMQTIEPLNGGVINAVVFKNEPKNLTLPEGTKKLKISEFIDKLPGYSAQQLTFNFMIGFLYIIILIVISIFLYILTVQKLPNLGVLKAQGVSTKYLVLSTLFQSFVMSVIGVAFAIVLGEITAAVLPTEVPIAIATGNVVVTGVGIIVMSLLGALIPIRQITKVDPYKIIGG encoded by the coding sequence ATGTTTCTAGCCATTAAAGAAATGTTGCATGAAAAATTACGTTATGGTTTGATCGTAGCTTTAATATTTTTAGTCAGTTATTTATTAATTATTCTCAGTGGATTAGCTACCGGACTCGCAGATCTTAACAAGGCTGCTGTTACGGAATGGCAGGCCAATAGTATTGTATTAAATCGTGATGCTGAGGGAAGGATGCCACAATCTTTTATTTCATCAAAGGAAGTAGATACCTTATCAAAAAGTGGAGCCAAAATTTCTCAATATAGTACCCTAGTTAAATCAGAAGCTGGTTTAAAAGAAAATGCCCAATTAATTGGGGTTGATTCAGATTCCTTTATCTTTAAGAAGCTGCAAGCAACAAGTGGGCATAAGACATCAAATCAAAATGAAGGTTTAGTATCAGATCAATTTAAAAATGATGGATTCAAAGTTGGCGATTATATTAAAGTCGCTAATTCTGACGTGAAAATTAAAATTACCGGCTTTACGCCTAACGCTACCTTGAGTGCTTTACCAGTTGTTTATACTTCTATGCAAACGATTGAGCCTCTCAATGGGGGTGTAATCAACGCGGTTGTGTTCAAAAATGAGCCTAAAAATTTAACGTTGCCTGAAGGAACTAAAAAATTAAAGATATCTGAATTTATTGATAAGTTGCCTGGTTACAGTGCTCAACAATTAACCTTTAACTTTATGATTGGTTTCTTGTATATTATTATTTTGATTGTTATTTCAATTTTCTTATACATTTTAACCGTTCAAAAATTACCTAATTTAGGGGTTCTAAAAGCTCAAGGAGTTTCGACGAAATATCTAGTGTTAAGTACATTATTCCAATCATTTGTGATGTCAGTGATCGGTGTAGCCTTTGCGATTGTCTTGGGCGAAATTACAGCAGCCGTCTTGCCAACTGAAGTTCCAATTGCGATTGCGACTGGTAATGTTGTTGTGACAGGAGTAGGTATTATTGTGATGTCTCTGTTGGGGGCATTAATCCCAATTCGACAAATTACTAAAGTCGATCCTTACAAAATTATTGGAGGTTAA
- the rpmA gene encoding 50S ribosomal protein L27, whose amino-acid sequence MQLNLTNLTMLAHHKGGGSSANGRDSAGRRLGTKRADGQDIKAGSIIYRQRGTHIYPGANVGRGNDDTLYAKADGVVKFGRLGRDKRQVSVISREEYKTVIAK is encoded by the coding sequence ATGCAATTGAATTTGACTAACTTGACGATGCTTGCCCACCACAAAGGTGGAGGTTCATCTGCTAACGGACGTGATTCAGCAGGTCGTCGCCTAGGTACAAAGCGTGCCGATGGACAAGACATCAAGGCAGGATCAATCATTTACCGTCAACGTGGAACACACATCTACCCAGGGGCAAACGTTGGTCGTGGAAATGATGATACTTTGTATGCCAAAGCTGATGGTGTGGTAAAGTTCGGTCGTTTGGGCCGTGACAAGCGCCAAGTTTCAGTTATTTCTCGTGAAGAGTATAAGACTGTTATTGCAAAGTAA
- a CDS encoding helix-turn-helix transcriptional regulator yields the protein MSKNKINRPLQLMLQLIMGNTIKQADWQDQNQISTRSVQRDVSDINEAISTINFPAELKTIKLDNHVAYQLSTSNQLDPKIIITLIKTILATRAFNDEEIHLIIDSLLDQADLNIQQVVSKTIKNELSLYSPVTHQKSLLDLIWLFSQWIKDQTTIKFSYKNSKNEIRQLSGLPTGLIFDTYYFYAIIHFHATEHHPARDAQYRLDRFKNTNPIQEHIDFPHRQRLEEGKIRQNNNLMQIGSLIHVEFEYYGNPEVVLDKFPMSKIKLGGAANKFKIHEINKNGFKMWALSQGKNIKITYPQSLVKEILEDTSAILNLYK from the coding sequence ATGAGTAAAAATAAAATTAATCGTCCCCTTCAATTGATGCTCCAACTTATCATGGGTAATACTATTAAACAAGCTGACTGGCAAGATCAAAATCAAATCTCAACCCGCTCCGTCCAGCGTGATGTTAGTGATATTAATGAAGCTATTTCAACCATTAATTTCCCAGCTGAGCTTAAAACAATAAAACTGGATAACCATGTTGCTTACCAACTTTCTACATCAAACCAGCTGGATCCTAAAATTATCATTACTTTAATTAAAACAATTTTAGCTACTAGGGCCTTTAATGATGAAGAAATTCATTTGATTATTGATAGCCTATTAGATCAAGCCGATTTAAACATTCAACAGGTAGTCTCTAAAACCATTAAAAATGAATTAAGTCTATATTCACCAGTCACACATCAAAAATCACTTCTCGATTTAATTTGGCTCTTTTCTCAATGGATTAAAGATCAGACAACTATTAAATTTAGTTATAAGAATTCCAAAAATGAAATACGCCAACTCTCAGGTCTACCGACAGGTCTTATTTTTGATACATATTACTTTTATGCTATCATTCATTTTCATGCAACTGAGCATCATCCTGCACGTGATGCTCAGTATCGATTAGATCGTTTTAAAAATACTAACCCCATTCAAGAACACATTGATTTCCCACACCGTCAACGATTAGAAGAGGGTAAAATTAGACAAAATAACAATTTAATGCAAATTGGCAGTCTGATTCATGTTGAATTTGAATATTATGGAAATCCGGAAGTTGTTTTAGATAAATTTCCAATGTCTAAAATAAAATTAGGAGGAGCTGCTAATAAATTCAAAATACATGAAATCAATAAAAATGGTTTTAAAATGTGGGCTTTGAGCCAAGGTAAAAACATCAAAATTACATACCCTCAAAGTTTAGTAAAAGAAATTCTCGAAGATACTTCAGCTATTTTGAATTTATATAAATAA
- a CDS encoding aldo/keto reductase yields MPELGFGVYQVTDHNEAKQAVIDAVEQGYRLIDTAASYGNERAVGEALQAVSVDRQDLFITRKLWVEDAGYEAAKKAIQASLDRLQLEYLDLYLIHQPYGDIFGAWKAMSEAKEAGLIKAIGVSNFSPAQITNLAEFTGVKPEVNQIEVNPFNQNQSAVKYLQAYGVQVEAWVPFAEGKNGLFTNEVLSGIGQKYHKSVAQVVLRWLLQSNIIPVSKSTKSERMAQNIDVLDFELTTEDLELIKTLDTDGSQFFSHEDPEMIKWMASRHLEY; encoded by the coding sequence ATGCCTGAACTAGGTTTTGGGGTTTATCAAGTCACAGATCATAATGAAGCTAAACAAGCGGTGATTGATGCTGTGGAACAAGGCTATCGGCTAATTGATACTGCTGCTAGTTATGGAAATGAGCGAGCCGTGGGTGAAGCATTACAAGCAGTTAGTGTAGACCGACAGGATTTATTTATTACAAGAAAATTGTGGGTCGAAGATGCTGGTTATGAAGCGGCTAAAAAAGCAATTCAAGCTTCGCTAGATCGTTTACAGTTAGAATATTTGGACCTTTACTTAATTCATCAACCGTATGGTGACATTTTTGGGGCTTGGAAGGCAATGAGTGAAGCTAAAGAAGCTGGTTTAATCAAGGCGATTGGGGTATCAAACTTTTCACCAGCCCAGATTACTAATTTAGCGGAATTTACTGGAGTTAAACCAGAAGTTAATCAAATTGAGGTCAATCCTTTTAATCAAAATCAGAGTGCGGTAAAATACTTACAAGCATATGGGGTACAAGTTGAAGCCTGGGTCCCATTTGCAGAAGGTAAGAATGGTCTATTCACAAATGAAGTATTGAGTGGAATTGGTCAAAAGTACCATAAATCAGTTGCTCAAGTTGTCTTACGTTGGCTACTTCAAAGTAATATTATTCCTGTCTCAAAGTCGACTAAATCAGAACGAATGGCTCAAAATATTGATGTCTTAGACTTCGAATTAACCACTGAAGATTTGGAATTAATTAAAACTTTAGATACTGATGGGAGCCAATTTTTTTCACATGAAGATCCGGAAATGATTAAATGGATGGCAAGTCGGCATTTAGAATATTAG
- a CDS encoding NAD(P)H-binding protein: MTKKVLIIAANGRISRLIEQRLLSESKFDDVELTLFLRDKSNLNSLKDNSRVTVIEGSLDKLDDVKNAVANQDLVFVGVVDHTEDNKQTKNVVEAMQQNQVGRVIYTNVLGIYDEVPGEFGRWNKAQIGRGLSSALRSDEILKTSGLDYTTLRLPWLNDREINYEITHADETYLGVSGSRKSIADVVLKIIDNPEFLNHDSVGIADANTQAEVRPVY, translated from the coding sequence ATGACTAAAAAAGTTTTGATTATTGCTGCTAATGGACGAATTTCACGTTTAATTGAACAACGTTTGTTATCAGAAAGTAAATTTGATGATGTTGAATTAACTTTATTTTTAAGAGATAAAAGTAATTTGAATAGTCTAAAAGACAATTCAAGAGTAACAGTAATAGAAGGAAGCTTAGATAAACTTGATGACGTTAAAAATGCTGTGGCTAATCAAGACCTTGTCTTTGTAGGAGTTGTAGATCATACAGAAGATAATAAGCAAACTAAAAATGTAGTTGAGGCTATGCAACAAAATCAGGTTGGGCGAGTGATTTACACTAATGTTTTGGGAATTTACGATGAGGTCCCAGGTGAATTCGGTCGTTGGAATAAGGCTCAAATTGGGCGTGGGTTATCGTCAGCCTTACGCTCTGATGAAATTTTAAAAACATCAGGTTTGGATTATACAACGCTACGATTACCTTGGTTAAATGATCGTGAAATTAATTATGAAATTACGCACGCTGATGAAACTTATCTCGGCGTTTCAGGATCTAGAAAAAGTATCGCTGATGTGGTGCTAAAAATTATTGATAATCCTGAATTTTTAAATCATGATAGTGTCGGGATTGCTGATGCTAATACGCAAGCTGAAGTAAGACCAGTTTATTAG
- the dnaB gene encoding replicative DNA helicase, which produces MADEVVDYKSAPQDSFAEQAVLGSVLISTDPTDTLATISSIVSVNDFFQTRNRLIYQAMLAADDSGRPIDPLVLQDQLSSMNQLENSGGPSYFAELGMIVPIASNAAVYAQIVKDKALRRSLLDVLADGTESSYSDVEPVGDLIARMSGSLDNIDINDGDADFQAISQVVNESFDQIERNARTDDKITGLASGFRELDNLTTGFHPGEMVVVAARPAVGKTAFVLNVAQKVAVMNPGLPVAIFSLEMPAVSLVNRMLASEGNINSQNMRTGSLTDEEWSKLTIAMASLSGTQLYIDDTAGIKITEIRSKLRRLKKKTGQLGLVIIDYLQLVEGTTNESQQQAVSSVSRNIKKMAMELEVPIIALAQLSRGVEQRQDKRPVLSDIRDSGSIEQDADIVGFLYREDYYRQEDENGDNNTAGTQDEDGPIELIIEKNRSGSRGTAKMLFQKNYSKFSNFDYYHNDEDNPFR; this is translated from the coding sequence ATGGCAGATGAAGTCGTTGATTATAAAAGCGCACCTCAAGATAGTTTTGCGGAGCAGGCTGTTTTAGGATCAGTTTTAATTAGTACAGATCCCACCGATACGTTGGCTACCATTAGTAGTATTGTCAGTGTTAATGACTTTTTTCAAACCAGAAATCGCTTGATTTATCAAGCGATGTTAGCTGCAGATGATAGTGGGCGTCCAATTGATCCGTTAGTTTTGCAAGATCAGTTGAGCAGTATGAATCAATTGGAAAATTCCGGGGGTCCCAGTTATTTCGCTGAATTGGGAATGATTGTGCCGATTGCCAGTAATGCGGCGGTTTATGCACAAATCGTCAAAGATAAGGCTTTAAGGCGTTCATTATTAGACGTTTTAGCTGATGGAACGGAATCAAGTTATTCTGATGTTGAGCCGGTGGGAGATCTGATTGCTCGGATGTCGGGTTCATTGGATAACATTGATATTAATGACGGGGATGCTGATTTTCAAGCTATTTCGCAAGTTGTTAATGAATCCTTTGACCAAATTGAACGTAATGCACGGACGGATGACAAAATTACCGGACTAGCTTCTGGCTTTCGAGAATTAGATAACTTAACGACTGGTTTTCATCCTGGTGAAATGGTAGTAGTGGCGGCTCGTCCAGCAGTTGGTAAGACGGCCTTTGTTCTAAATGTAGCGCAAAAAGTGGCGGTGATGAATCCTGGCTTGCCAGTCGCCATTTTTTCTTTAGAAATGCCAGCGGTTTCTTTGGTGAATCGGATGTTAGCTTCAGAAGGTAATATTAATTCGCAAAATATGCGAACTGGATCGCTGACCGACGAAGAGTGGAGTAAATTAACGATTGCTATGGCTTCTTTGAGTGGCACACAACTTTATATCGATGATACTGCAGGAATTAAAATTACGGAGATTCGATCTAAACTAAGGCGCTTAAAAAAGAAAACTGGTCAACTGGGGTTAGTCATTATCGATTATTTACAACTGGTTGAAGGAACTACGAATGAATCTCAACAACAAGCGGTTTCTTCGGTTTCTCGAAATATTAAAAAAATGGCAATGGAATTGGAGGTTCCAATTATCGCCCTTGCTCAACTTTCGCGTGGAGTGGAACAACGTCAGGATAAAAGACCAGTTCTATCTGACATTCGGGATTCTGGATCAATTGAACAGGATGCAGACATTGTAGGGTTCTTGTATCGTGAAGATTATTATCGCCAAGAAGATGAAAATGGAGATAATAATACTGCTGGTACACAAGATGAAGACGGACCCATTGAATTGATTATTGAAAAGAATCGATCTGGATCACGTGGGACAGCCAAGATGTTGTTTCAGAAAAATTATAGTAAGTTTTCAAATTTTGATTACTATCATAATGATGAAGATAATCCATTTAGATAA
- a CDS encoding MerR family transcriptional regulator yields the protein MNVSEASKKTGVSTDTIRYYEKEGLIPLIDRNESGNREIDEKIIRRITFAKQMRAAGMSIKALKQYINLVDDSEDNTVSQKQLLHEQVEAMEERRDDIQFAINHLNYKLEHYDDHMRATEAELHELERK from the coding sequence ATGAACGTTAGTGAAGCAAGTAAAAAAACCGGAGTTTCAACAGATACTATTAGATATTATGAAAAAGAAGGATTAATTCCTTTGATTGATCGAAACGAATCAGGTAATCGTGAAATTGATGAAAAAATTATTCGTCGAATTACTTTTGCTAAACAAATGCGAGCTGCGGGGATGTCAATTAAAGCCCTGAAACAATATATTAATTTAGTTGATGATTCGGAAGATAATACGGTTAGCCAAAAACAGCTTTTACATGAACAGGTAGAGGCGATGGAAGAACGTCGTGATGATATCCAGTTTGCGATCAATCATTTGAATTATAAACTAGAACATTATGATGATCATATGAGGGCTACTGAAGCTGAATTACATGAATTAGAACGCAAGTAA
- the pnuC gene encoding nicotinamide riboside transporter PnuC, giving the protein MQHVSKSHLSDNIFSNLSGKEVKANFKEVLSPQFYVRGVSGWSKTYYAFWAFGLAVLTYTGFVMTPFNTLSIPSWLGSIIGFTCVCAISNSSRLQGLAGLISAALIASVSIATGNYANAFMQFVYGMTLDVGSLMIGDRWTARETHNMDKFGYIMLSLGGILLWAFLFFMDLNVFHSPRAVIDSFEATLGVMSGMLLLFRYKSAYIGFTFSGIFSIVLWGITLKSGHPDSLVLFFNYILYLMNDGFALTISSWSYKNKK; this is encoded by the coding sequence ATGCAACACGTAAGTAAGTCTCATTTGTCAGATAATATTTTTAGTAACCTTTCTGGGAAAGAAGTTAAGGCTAATTTTAAAGAAGTATTGTCTCCACAGTTTTATGTCCGAGGCGTTTCTGGATGGTCAAAAACGTACTATGCTTTTTGGGCATTCGGACTAGCAGTATTAACATATACCGGTTTCGTTATGACGCCATTTAATACTCTTTCGATTCCGTCATGGTTGGGATCTATTATTGGCTTTACCTGTGTATGCGCCATTTCTAACAGTTCTCGTCTTCAAGGCTTGGCAGGTTTGATTTCTGCAGCGTTAATTGCTTCAGTTTCTATAGCTACAGGAAATTACGCTAATGCATTTATGCAATTTGTTTATGGAATGACGCTTGATGTAGGTTCTCTTATGATTGGGGATCGCTGGACGGCCCGTGAAACCCATAATATGGATAAATTTGGATATATTATGCTTTCACTTGGTGGAATTTTGTTATGGGCCTTCTTATTTTTCATGGATCTGAATGTTTTTCATAGCCCTCGAGCTGTGATTGATTCATTTGAAGCGACCCTGGGAGTTATGTCAGGGATGCTTCTTTTGTTCCGTTATAAATCAGCCTATATTGGATTTACCTTTAGCGGAATCTTTTCGATCGTGTTATGGGGGATTACATTGAAGTCTGGCCATCCGGATTCTTTGGTGTTGTTCTTTAACTATATTTTGTATTTGATGAACGATGGATTTGCTTTGACCATTAGCTCTTGGTCATACAAGAATAAAAAATAA